In Symmachiella dynata, the following are encoded in one genomic region:
- a CDS encoding DUF58 domain-containing protein, with protein sequence MSSTEKYLKPEVIRTVSRLDLRARFIVEGFFNGLHASPYHGFSVEFSEHRRYTQGDDLKDIDWLVFAKTDRYYVKKYQAETNLTGYLVMDLSESMAYTYRQELTKFDYSICLSAALAYLMIHQQDPVGLITFDEKIRHSIPAKSKRTQLGNILALLSKLQPTGQTEISKNLQRIAAMLRHRSLVMIFSDLLADSGPVIDALHMLRHAGHDVILFHIMDEAEVNFPFDGMVDFRDPETGETMLVDAAGIRGDYLDSVGALRENYRKECLSAGVDYVALDTSIPFDRALVEYLSQRKARF encoded by the coding sequence ATGTCATCGACTGAAAAATACCTCAAGCCCGAAGTCATCCGCACCGTTTCCCGGTTGGACTTGCGCGCGCGATTCATCGTCGAGGGATTTTTCAACGGGTTGCACGCCAGCCCGTACCACGGATTCAGCGTCGAATTCAGCGAACATCGCCGCTACACACAAGGGGACGACCTCAAGGATATCGACTGGCTGGTCTTCGCGAAGACTGATCGGTACTACGTCAAAAAATATCAGGCTGAAACCAACCTCACCGGTTATCTGGTGATGGATCTCTCGGAAAGTATGGCCTACACCTACCGGCAGGAACTGACCAAGTTCGACTACAGTATCTGTCTGTCAGCGGCGCTGGCGTACTTGATGATCCACCAACAGGATCCGGTGGGCTTAATTACGTTCGACGAAAAAATCCGCCATTCGATTCCCGCCAAAAGCAAACGGACGCAATTGGGCAACATCTTGGCGCTGTTGTCCAAACTACAGCCGACGGGGCAGACGGAGATTTCAAAAAACCTGCAACGGATCGCCGCGATGCTGCGGCATCGCAGTTTGGTGATGATTTTTTCTGATCTGCTGGCCGATTCTGGACCGGTTATCGACGCGCTGCACATGTTGCGACATGCCGGACATGATGTGATTTTGTTTCACATCATGGACGAAGCGGAAGTGAATTTTCCGTTTGACGGGATGGTCGATTTTCGCGATCCGGAAACCGGTGAAACGATGCTGGTCGACGCTGCCGGCATTCGCGGGGATTATCTCGACAGCGTGGGTGCTCTGCGGGAAAACTACCGCAAGGAATGCTTGTCCGCCGGCGTGGATTATGTCGCGCTCGACACCAGTATTCCCTTTGACCGAGCGCTGGTGGAGTACCTGTCCCAGCGCAAAGCCCGGTTTTAG
- a CDS encoding Ldh family oxidoreductase, with protein sequence MPNYSATTLQQFATQLFQAAGVPSEEAAIVAASLVEANLRGHDSHGVMRIRDYVRQLRIGELVPGVELAVHSETAAMLAADAQFGFGQVQARRLIQRLMDKAGSLGIASGTLMRCGHIGRLGEWVELAAEAGFAALVAVNDNGSLRVVAPPGGTEPQISTNPLAIGVPTSDGPLVLDISTSAVANGKIRLALAEGVPCPDGWLLDGAGEPTNDPEVRRADPPGTIQPLGGAQAGYKGFGLGLILDILIGGLSGGFCPPQEDADSCNNVLAIVWQPQQFAGTEHFLAQADQLIASIRNSRRQVNVERIRLPGDRSREVREQRLQDGIPFDDGNWQRLVKTATELDVALPTTP encoded by the coding sequence ATGCCCAATTATTCCGCGACCACACTACAACAATTTGCCACACAACTATTCCAAGCTGCGGGTGTCCCCAGCGAGGAAGCTGCGATTGTGGCTGCTAGCCTCGTCGAGGCGAATCTGCGGGGACATGATTCGCATGGGGTGATGCGAATTCGCGACTATGTGCGGCAATTGCGCATCGGCGAACTGGTGCCGGGTGTCGAGTTGGCTGTTCACTCGGAGACAGCGGCGATGTTGGCGGCTGATGCACAGTTTGGTTTCGGACAAGTCCAAGCCCGCCGTTTGATCCAGCGATTGATGGACAAAGCAGGTTCCCTGGGCATTGCCAGCGGAACACTCATGCGGTGCGGGCACATTGGGCGCTTAGGAGAATGGGTCGAGTTAGCCGCCGAAGCAGGTTTCGCAGCGCTGGTGGCGGTCAATGACAACGGCTCGCTGCGGGTTGTGGCCCCACCGGGGGGAACCGAACCACAGATCAGTACCAATCCGCTGGCAATTGGCGTACCCACCAGCGACGGTCCACTGGTGTTGGATATTTCCACCTCAGCCGTCGCCAACGGCAAAATTCGTTTGGCCCTCGCCGAAGGGGTCCCCTGCCCTGACGGCTGGTTGTTGGATGGCGCTGGGGAACCGACCAACGACCCAGAAGTTCGCCGCGCTGATCCCCCTGGCACAATCCAACCGCTGGGCGGGGCGCAGGCAGGTTATAAGGGATTTGGCTTGGGGCTGATACTGGATATTCTCATCGGCGGCCTGTCGGGCGGATTCTGCCCCCCACAAGAGGATGCGGATAGTTGCAACAATGTGTTGGCAATCGTCTGGCAGCCACAACAATTCGCCGGGACAGAACATTTTCTGGCGCAAGCCGACCAACTGATCGCTTCGATACGCAACAGCCGCCGCCAAGTAAACGTCGAGCGAATTCGCTTACCCGGCGACCGTAGCCGCGAGGTCCGCGAACAACGTCTGCAGGATGGCATTCCCTTCGACGACGGCAACTGGCAACGATTGGTAAAAACCGCCACGGAGTTGGATGTCGCACTACCGACCACCCCGTAA